The Tenuifilum thalassicum genome includes the window CTTCCAAAGCTTAAGGAAATAGAATTGCAGCTTAAAAAAATTGAGCCCTACTACGGTTCAATTACTGAGCACGTTCAAAGGCTTGAAAGTGCAAGACTTGAAATTAAAGATATATCTGACGAGCTAGATTTTTTGAACGCTAGGGTAGAAGTGAATGATGATGAGTTAGAACGAGTAACTCAACGAATCGATACAATTTATGCACTCCTAAACAAGCACCGATTATCAGAGTATAATGAACTTCTTGACCTGAAAGATAAGCTGGAGAAACAGGTATCGGAAATTGAAAATATTGATTTTAGCCTTGATGAAAAGCGTAAAGCGCTTAAACAGGTTGAGGATATTCTTTCGGCTAAATCCGATGCGTTATCGAAAAACAGAAAGCAAACAGTTCCTAAAGTTGAAAAACATGTATCGGAGCTACTTCAAACGCTCGGAATTAAGCATGCAGTTTTCAAAATAAGTATAGATAAAGTAGATGAGTTTCAACCATGGGGTAGAGATAAAGTAGTTTTCTATTTTTCGGCAAACAAGCAGGTAGCACCTCAAGAACTTTCAAAAGTGGCTTCTGGCGGTGAGCTTTCAAGATTGATGCTTGCCCTTAAATCATTGCTGGTTAAATCTTCTGGATTACCCACTGTTATATTCGATGAAATCGATACAGGTGTTTCGGGCGAAATAGCCCATAGAATGGGAGAGATTATTTATTCCCTATCAAAAGGAATGCAGGTAATAAATATAACTCACCTTCCGCAGATTGCTGCAAAAGGCACTACCCACTTTTTGGTTTACAAACGCATTACCGATCATCAAAGCTTAACTGAAATTAAACTCCTTTCACCTGAAGAAAGGGTTAATGAAATAGCCAAAATGTTAAGTGGGGAAAAGGTAACCGATGCAGCTTTACAAGCAGCCAAGGACCTTTTAAGTTCAAACGTTAGCTCAAACTAATCGAACACTTTTTCATTTTCTTTGTTTATCTTTGTTAGTTTAATTAAACGATGTATTATGGCTTACAATTTACTAAAAGGTAAAAAGGGACTTATTTTTGGTGCCCTAAATGAAAAATCAATTGCGTGGCAGGTGGCAGAGCGCGCATATGAGGAGGGCGCTGAGGTTGTACTATCAAACACATCTGTGGCTTTAAGGTTTGGGACTGTTAATGAGCTTGCAGAACGTATTAACTCAATTGTTATTCCCGCCGATGCTACTAATATTCAAGACTTAGAGAATCTGATAGACAAAACCATGGAGCGATTTGGTGGTAAAATCGATTTTATTTTACACTCCATCGGGATGTCGCCTAATGTTAGAAAAGGTAGAACATACGACGACCTGGATTACGATTTTTTCCATAAAACGCTCGATATTTCAGCTATTTCGTTTCATAAGGTTTTGCAAACCTGTTGGAAGAAAGATGCTATAACTCATGGTGGATCAGTAGTGGCTCTTTCTTATATCGCAGCACAACGTACCCTTTATGGTTATAACGATATGGCCGATGCAAAAGCACTCCTGGAATCTATTGCTCGTAGCTTTGGTTATATTTATGGCCGTGAACGTGGTGTGAGAATCAATACAGTTTCGCAATCTCCAACAGAAACTACCGCTGGCGGTGGCGTTATGGGGTTTGATGCACTGCTTGATTTCTCTAATCGCATGTCGCCCCTCGGAAATGCCAGTGCGCTCGATTGTGCAGACTTCTGCATCACATTATTTAGCGATTTAACCCGTAAAATTACCATGCAAAACATTTATAACGATGGTGGTTTTTCTAGCATGGGTATGAGTAATAGGGCAATGGCTGTTTATAACCGTAATCTAGAAGAATGCAAGGACTGTAAGTAGTGTTTACCAAAAATTAATAAAAAAGCCCGCAGAAAGCGGGCTTTTTTATTATCCTAAGTATGATTTTAAAAGTTTGCTTCTTGAGGTATGTCTTAATCTTCGTATGGCTTTTTCTTTTATTTGGCGAACACGCTCACGTGTTAGCCCAAACTTTTCACCAATCTCTTCAAGAGTCATTTCTTGACAACCAATTCCGAAGAATAGCTTTACAATGTCACGCTCTCTCTCGGTTAGCGTAGCCAATGCACGTTCAATTTCCTTGCTTAGCGATTCGTTTATTAGGCCACGATCGGCGCTAGGTGAATCGTTGTTTACAAGTACATCGAGCAGGCTATTATCTTCACCATCAACAAAAGGAGCATCAACCGATACATGGCGTCCACTAACGCGTAGTGTGTCATTAACTTTCTCCTTAGGAAGTTCAAGTAGGTCGGCAAGCTCTTCGGGGGATGGGGTGCGTTCAAATTGCTGTTCAAATTTAGAAAAGGCCTTGTTTATTTTATTCAATGAACCAACCTGGTTTAGAGGTAAGCGGACAATACGAGATTGTTCAGCTAGTGCCTGTAGGATTGATTGGCGAATCCACCAAACGGCATAGGAAATAAACTTGAACCCCCTTGTTTCATCAAACTTTTCTGCAGCCTTAATAAGTCCAAGATTACCCTCATTGATAAGGTCGGGAAGACTAAGACCTTGATTTTGGTACTGCTTTGCAACAGAAACAACAAACCTAAGGTTTGCACGTGTGAGTTTTTCAAGCGCAGCCTGATCACCCTTGCGGATTCGCTGGGCTAATTCAACCTCCTCCTCAACTGTAATGAGGTCTTCCTTTCCTATTTCTTGTAAATACTTATCGAGCGAAGCGCTCTCTCTGTTTGTGATTGATTTTGTGATCTTTAGCTGTCTCATTCAACCCTTTTTATTTTATGCAAAAATACGGTAAATGCTTATGAAATTCAAGCAGTAGTAGTATGTTTTAAAATATTTTAAACCAACTACGCCTATTTAGAACGTAGTTGGCCAGAAAATGTTGCATTTATATTGTGAAAATCTTATAAATCCTAATCCACACCAATTGCGTAGTAGGCAACTACTCCATTCGGATAAATACCTTCAATTAGAACACCTCCTGATGATATGCTAAGAACTCGTTTAAGGTCATCAACGCTTCGTATGGGGGTTCTGTTCATTCTGGTTATTATATAGCCTTTCTTTATTCCTCCATCTTTGAGCTTACCATCTTTGAGCTCTACTACTTGTATTCCGTAGTTAATACCTAGCTGTTTCTTTTGTTTATCTGTTATTTCTTTAAATTCAGCACCTAGGCTAGCAATAGTAGCATCGGTTTTAACAATTCCAGTTCCACCTTTTAGATTACGAAGAGTTACCTCAAAATGTTTCTTTGAGTTGTTGCGGTTTACAATAATGTCAACCTTTTGGTTTGGACGGTAGCGGCTTATTTGTTCTTGCAGCTGAGCGGTGCTGTTTACATCAACACCATTTACTGAAAGAATTACATCCCCAGGTTTTATACCTGCAGCATCGGCTGCACCGCCTTTTTCAACATCAAATACGTAAACCCCTTTAATCTCCTTAATACCATTTTCTTGCGCTACTTCAGCGGTTAACTCCTGGATTCTAACACCCAGGATAGCTCTTTGCACCTCTCCAAATTCTATAATATCGGTAACAACTTTTTTAACAATATTGGAGGGAACGGCAAAGGCGTATCCTGTGAACGAACCTGTTTTAGAAGCAATAGCAGTGTTTATGCCAATAAGTTCTCCTTTCAGATTTATAAGCGCACCTCCACTATTCCCCGGGTTTACAGCAGCATCTGTTTGGATAAAAGATTCAATTGCAAAATCTTTTCTTAAGAGGTTAATGTTTCTGGCCTTGGCGCTAACAATTCCTGCAGTTACAGTAGATGTTAAGTTGAATGGGTTTCCTATTGCTAATACCCACTCGCCTATATGAATATTGTCGGAATTGCCAAAAGGAATAAATGGTAAATCATCGGCTTCTATTTTAAGCAGTGCGATATCGGTACTCGGATCGGTGCCAACAACTTTTGCTGCAAACTTTCGCTTATCGTTCAGAATAACAGTGATTTCGTCGGCGTTTTCAATTACATGGTTGTTGGTTACAATAAAGCCATCGTGTGTAAGTATTACGCCAGAACCAGAACTTTGAACTTTCTGGCGAGGCATCCTATCGTAAGGTCCGAAAAAGAAATCGA containing:
- a CDS encoding enoyl-ACP reductase FabI produces the protein MAYNLLKGKKGLIFGALNEKSIAWQVAERAYEEGAEVVLSNTSVALRFGTVNELAERINSIVIPADATNIQDLENLIDKTMERFGGKIDFILHSIGMSPNVRKGRTYDDLDYDFFHKTLDISAISFHKVLQTCWKKDAITHGGSVVALSYIAAQRTLYGYNDMADAKALLESIARSFGYIYGRERGVRINTVSQSPTETTAGGGVMGFDALLDFSNRMSPLGNASALDCADFCITLFSDLTRKITMQNIYNDGGFSSMGMSNRAMAVYNRNLEECKDCK
- the recN gene encoding DNA repair protein RecN, with protein sequence MIRRLYIQNYAIIDELEIEFKKGLNIITGETGAGKSILLGALSLIQGQRADTFVLKSEGKSCIVEAEFDISSYNLQSFFNQYDIDYDDLTIVRRQINSNGKSRAFINEIPVNLNQLKELANRLIDIHSQHQNLLLGNALFQLNVLDALAVSEDDLADYSKVYNNYKRLKQELNQLEAKAESAKQEFDYLSYQLNELKAANLKENELDELEQLQNELNHAADIKSALEFAYASLNADELSILPKLKEIELQLKKIEPYYGSITEHVQRLESARLEIKDISDELDFLNARVEVNDDELERVTQRIDTIYALLNKHRLSEYNELLDLKDKLEKQVSEIENIDFSLDEKRKALKQVEDILSAKSDALSKNRKQTVPKVEKHVSELLQTLGIKHAVFKISIDKVDEFQPWGRDKVVFYFSANKQVAPQELSKVASGGELSRLMLALKSLLVKSSGLPTVIFDEIDTGVSGEIAHRMGEIIYSLSKGMQVINITHLPQIAAKGTTHFLVYKRITDHQSLTEIKLLSPEERVNEIAKMLSGEKVTDAALQAAKDLLSSNVSSN
- a CDS encoding sigma-70 family RNA polymerase sigma factor; this encodes MRQLKITKSITNRESASLDKYLQEIGKEDLITVEEEVELAQRIRKGDQAALEKLTRANLRFVVSVAKQYQNQGLSLPDLINEGNLGLIKAAEKFDETRGFKFISYAVWWIRQSILQALAEQSRIVRLPLNQVGSLNKINKAFSKFEQQFERTPSPEELADLLELPKEKVNDTLRVSGRHVSVDAPFVDGEDNSLLDVLVNNDSPSADRGLINESLSKEIERALATLTERERDIVKLFFGIGCQEMTLEEIGEKFGLTRERVRQIKEKAIRRLRHTSRSKLLKSYLG
- a CDS encoding Do family serine endopeptidase, translated to MKAQKFLLPIAYAALGGMIAVFSSNYIFTNPSVNNNVTSNTPVKVTRVFASDSTASDFTWAAEKSVDAVVHVTTEYTQTLDYSFGNPLFDFFFGPYDRMPRQKVQSSGSGVILTHDGFIVTNNHVIENADEITVILNDKRKFAAKVVGTDPSTDIALLKIEADDLPFIPFGNSDNIHIGEWVLAIGNPFNLTSTVTAGIVSAKARNINLLRKDFAIESFIQTDAAVNPGNSGGALINLKGELIGINTAIASKTGSFTGYAFAVPSNIVKKVVTDIIEFGEVQRAILGVRIQELTAEVAQENGIKEIKGVYVFDVEKGGAADAAGIKPGDVILSVNGVDVNSTAQLQEQISRYRPNQKVDIIVNRNNSKKHFEVTLRNLKGGTGIVKTDATIASLGAEFKEITDKQKKQLGINYGIQVVELKDGKLKDGGIKKGYIITRMNRTPIRSVDDLKRVLSISSGGVLIEGIYPNGVVAYYAIGVD